A portion of the Wolbachia endosymbiont of Oedothorax gibbosus genome contains these proteins:
- the serS gene encoding serine--tRNA ligase produces MHDIEYIRKNFEEFEKAMKSRGIREFTAEEILEIDHEKRSLTTKLQDLNRQRNEITEEIKKLKMSKSPCEEQIELSKSLTNEIEAISLKEQAEKDKLVNVLSNLPNIPAQDVPIGADENSNLEVRKYGKKRQFYFTAKSHYELGEKLGLMDFEQAAKISGSRFAILKGQLAKLGRALINFMLEMHVNEFGYTEVYHPALVKNEAMYNVGQLPKFSDDSYLTTDELRLIPTSEVFLTNLVADKIIEEKELPIRFTAYSECFRKEAGSAGRDTRGMIRQHQFGKVELVSITTEDQSNDELERMTSVAEEILKKLELPYRVMLLCSGDMGFAAQRTYDIEVWLPEQNKYREISSCSNCGTFQARRMNTKYSSETDKKIKKYVHTLNGTALAIGRTIIAVMENYQNSDGSVTIPNVLQKYMSNDTVISKQ; encoded by the coding sequence ATGCACGATATAGAATATATACGTAAGAACTTTGAAGAATTTGAGAAGGCAATGAAAAGCAGGGGAATTAGAGAATTTACTGCGGAAGAGATATTAGAAATTGATCACGAGAAAAGATCATTAACCACTAAACTGCAGGATTTGAATAGGCAGCGTAATGAAATCACAGAGGAAATAAAGAAGCTTAAAATGAGCAAGAGCCCCTGTGAAGAGCAAATAGAGTTGTCAAAAAGCCTCACAAATGAGATAGAGGCAATTAGCTTAAAAGAACAAGCAGAAAAGGATAAGTTAGTGAATGTTTTATCTAACTTGCCGAATATTCCTGCGCAAGATGTGCCAATAGGTGCAGATGAGAACTCTAATTTAGAAGTGAGAAAATATGGAAAAAAAAGACAGTTTTATTTTACAGCAAAATCTCATTATGAACTCGGAGAAAAGTTAGGTTTAATGGACTTCGAACAAGCGGCGAAAATTTCCGGATCAAGATTTGCGATATTAAAAGGACAGTTAGCTAAGCTTGGACGAGCGCTAATAAATTTTATGCTTGAAATGCATGTTAATGAATTTGGCTATACTGAGGTGTATCACCCGGCTTTGGTGAAAAACGAAGCTATGTATAACGTTGGTCAGCTACCGAAATTTTCTGATGATTCGTATTTGACTACCGACGAATTGAGGTTGATTCCTACAAGTGAAGTGTTTTTAACAAATTTGGTTGCTGACAAAATAATAGAAGAGAAAGAACTGCCTATTCGTTTTACTGCGTATTCAGAGTGTTTTCGTAAAGAAGCAGGCAGCGCAGGACGAGACACCAGGGGCATGATAAGGCAACACCAATTTGGTAAAGTGGAATTGGTGAGTATTACAACTGAAGACCAATCAAATGATGAGCTTGAGCGTATGACGAGTGTTGCTGAAGAGATATTAAAAAAATTAGAATTGCCATACAGAGTAATGCTGCTTTGCAGTGGCGATATGGGTTTTGCTGCACAAAGGACTTATGACATAGAGGTATGGTTACCTGAGCAAAATAAATATAGAGAAATATCAAGCTGCTCGAATTGTGGTACATTTCAGGCAAGAAGAATGAACACTAAATATTCTTCAGAAACTGATAAAAAGATAAAAAAATACGTTCACACTTTAAACGGCACAGCTTTAGCTATAGGAAGGACGATTATTGCCGTAATGGAGAATTATCAAAATTCTGATGGATCAGTTACAATACCAAACGTGTTGCAAAAATATATGAGTAATGATACTGTTATAAGCAAACAATAA
- a CDS encoding Ulp1 family isopeptidase yields MLISNPVVWVLMGIILTVAYKMIVKPLFHLAKNYINGKRASKGEKSEEKDTELQDLQGKTPEKQARPKTPDRDSGVITSEIAIDNNSFLHQTEKEKNYNYKLTTTDIRDIVKSKYGWIVHKNKKGLKDTSEGVIFACPDSTSSLEQELKEYKNKVEREGSDLVFTSILNLNGNHWVTLGVSYDEKSEKFRACYCDSFGEPLPEEVSSALQKTLGIDNSSIRNSKAKQQDDKYNCGIFALENAKKITDMLKAGKSFDEIDDQLKYELSSEQLIEKRKEFAKALKKDEQSRAGTPSPVLGSPGNISRKDSGVSLDSVESKQTKIVQYNTTGDGNCFFHAVFGDNSSGQYKTEKAQDMRMEWHKFLSQFNSLNDPRMPELLKGQMQKVFGAFLENPNHLIGMSDSIKDLVQHTNRRVEKIKKKTNKLIKKLCCLTTLKENEVIGDLRSISASNLNISERKYDRNYNSDTAANSFLNGKSIYRSYLEAISSQSYHVFIEEISILASLANIEIDVYYKNNGNDVNTLFLPNAGMINEGYQQNNELWGNKEQETVYLAPGHYERAEIVEVEPSLMEKVSSAIQSVVTVCVNALGLNT; encoded by the coding sequence ATGCTCATCTCTAACCCCGTAGTTTGGGTTTTAATGGGAATAATTCTTACAGTAGCATACAAAATGATTGTTAAACCTTTATTTCACTTAGCGAAGAACTATATTAATGGAAAAAGAGCTTCAAAGGGGGAAAAGAGTGAAGAAAAAGATACAGAACTACAAGATTTGCAAGGCAAGACTCCAGAAAAGCAAGCAAGACCGAAAACTCCTGATAGGGATAGTGGTGTTATTACATCGGAAATAGCTATAGATAATAATTCTTTTTTACATCAAACAGAGAAAGAAAAGAATTATAATTACAAATTAACTACTACTGATATTAGAGATATTGTAAAAAGCAAATATGGGTGGATAGTACACAAAAATAAAAAAGGCTTAAAAGATACTTCTGAAGGTGTGATTTTTGCTTGTCCTGACTCTACATCATCTTTAGAGCAAGAACTAAAAGAATATAAAAATAAAGTAGAACGAGAGGGTAGTGATTTAGTGTTCACTTCAATCCTTAATTTAAATGGAAACCATTGGGTAACACTGGGTGTTTCTTACGACGAAAAGAGTGAAAAGTTTAGAGCTTGCTATTGCGATTCATTTGGTGAACCATTACCAGAAGAGGTATCAAGTGCGCTACAGAAAACTCTAGGAATAGACAATAGTAGTATTAGAAACTCAAAAGCTAAACAACAAGATGATAAGTATAATTGTGGAATATTTGCCTTAGAGAATGCTAAGAAAATTACAGATATGCTGAAAGCAGGCAAATCGTTTGATGAAATTGATGATCAGCTAAAATATGAACTTAGTTCAGAGCAATTAATAGAGAAGAGAAAAGAATTTGCAAAAGCGTTGAAAAAGGATGAACAAAGCAGGGCTGGCACGCCAAGCCCTGTATTAGGTAGTCCAGGAAATATAAGTCGTAAAGATAGCGGAGTAAGTTTAGATTCAGTAGAAAGTAAGCAAACAAAAATTGTTCAATATAATACTACAGGTGATGGCAACTGCTTTTTCCATGCGGTATTTGGTGATAATAGCTCTGGTCAATATAAAACTGAAAAAGCACAAGATATGAGAATGGAATGGCACAAATTTTTAAGTCAATTTAACTCTTTGAATGATCCAAGGATGCCTGAGTTATTGAAGGGACAGATGCAGAAAGTTTTTGGTGCATTCTTAGAAAATCCAAATCATTTGATTGGTATGTCGGACTCAATAAAAGATTTGGTTCAGCATACAAACAGACGGGTAGAGAAGATCAAAAAAAAGACTAATAAATTAATAAAAAAGTTATGTTGTCTTACAACATTAAAAGAAAATGAAGTTATAGGTGATTTAAGAAGCATTAGTGCTAGTAATCTCAATATTAGTGAAAGAAAATATGATAGAAATTATAATAGTGATACTGCAGCAAATTCTTTTCTCAATGGCAAATCCATTTATAGATCTTATCTAGAGGCAATCAGCAGCCAAAGTTACCATGTTTTCATAGAAGAAATTTCTATCTTAGCTTCGCTGGCTAATATTGAAATTGACGTCTACTATAAAAATAATGGTAATGATGTAAATACATTGTTTCTGCCAAATGCGGGAATGATAAATGAAGGTTATCAGCAGAACAACGAGCTATGGGGAAATAAAGAACAAGAAACGGTATACTTGGCACCTGGTCATTATGAGAGAGCTGAGATAGTAGAGGTAGAGCCTTCTCTTATGGAAAAAGTAAGTTCGGCTATACAAAGTGTTGTAACAGTATGTGTAAATGCGCTAGGTTTGAACACATAG
- the dusB gene encoding tRNA dihydrouridine synthase DusB → MSLQVGNLTIDSPVILAPMSGVTDYPFRSIVKKLGASLLVSEMIASRAMIMQTRQSLQKAKVDELTAVQLAGCEPDVMAEAAKLNEDMGAKIIDINFGCPVKKVVNGYAGSALMRDEKKAAEIIEAVVKAVNVPVTVKMRTGWNDENRNAPRLAKIAEDLGAKMITVHGRTRAQLYNGQADWKFVRNVKEQVKIPVIVNGDIKNLSDIQSALKESGADGVMIGRGAYGKPWLISQAINFLNGSKTSEPTASERLNIILEHYDSILEYYGNDTGIKMARKHIGWYSSGLQSSSEFRMRVNNMTDSTEVKENIIGFFGQTSCTQFD, encoded by the coding sequence ATGTCCCTACAAGTAGGAAATTTGACAATTGATTCTCCAGTTATTTTAGCTCCAATGTCTGGAGTGACTGATTATCCGTTTAGAAGTATTGTGAAGAAGCTTGGTGCAAGTTTGTTAGTCTCAGAAATGATTGCAAGCAGAGCTATGATTATGCAAACTCGCCAGAGTCTGCAAAAAGCAAAAGTCGATGAATTAACTGCTGTGCAGCTTGCTGGGTGTGAGCCAGATGTTATGGCGGAGGCTGCAAAATTGAATGAGGATATGGGTGCAAAAATAATAGATATAAATTTCGGTTGTCCTGTTAAAAAAGTTGTAAATGGTTATGCAGGATCAGCGCTAATGCGTGATGAGAAAAAAGCAGCTGAGATAATTGAGGCCGTGGTCAAAGCAGTGAATGTGCCAGTTACGGTGAAAATGCGCACTGGATGGAACGATGAAAATCGCAATGCCCCGAGACTTGCGAAAATTGCCGAGGATTTAGGAGCAAAAATGATTACTGTGCATGGAAGGACAAGAGCGCAGCTCTATAACGGTCAAGCAGATTGGAAATTCGTTAGAAATGTTAAAGAACAAGTGAAAATTCCAGTTATAGTAAATGGCGACATTAAAAATTTGAGCGATATTCAAAGTGCTCTTAAAGAATCCGGAGCAGATGGAGTGATGATAGGTCGTGGTGCCTACGGTAAACCTTGGCTGATTAGTCAAGCAATAAATTTTCTAAATGGAAGTAAAACTTCTGAACCGACAGCTTCAGAGAGGTTAAACATCATACTTGAGCATTATGACAGTATTCTTGAGTACTATGGAAATGACACAGGAATAAAGATGGCCCGCAAACACATAGGTTGGTACAGTAGCGGGCTTCAAAGCTCATCTGAATTTCGCATGAGAGTAAATAACATGACAGATAGCACAGAAGTGAAAGAAAATATTATTGGCTTTTTTGGTCAAACTAGCTGTACTCAATTCGACTGA